A window of Pedococcus aerophilus contains these coding sequences:
- a CDS encoding rhodanese-like domain-containing protein yields the protein MAAMNIPQVSVSEVADDAVMLDVREQDEWDAGHAPGAVHIPLGDLPARLDELPDTDSGTLAVTCRAGGRSARAVAWLSQQGFDVANVDGGMKAWEAAGKPLAADSGTASVK from the coding sequence ATGGCGGCCATGAACATCCCCCAGGTGTCCGTGTCCGAAGTCGCCGACGACGCCGTCATGCTCGACGTGCGCGAACAGGACGAGTGGGATGCCGGCCACGCCCCCGGCGCGGTGCACATCCCGTTGGGTGATCTGCCCGCGCGCCTCGACGAGCTCCCTGACACCGACTCCGGCACGCTCGCGGTCACCTGCCGCGCCGGTGGCCGTTCGGCCCGCGCGGTGGCGTGGCTGTCGCAGCAGGGCTTCGACGTGGCGAACGTCGACGGCGGCATGAAGGCCTGGGAGGCCGCGGGCAAGCCGCTGGCCGCCGACTCCGGCACCGCGTCGGTCAAGTAG